In Apium graveolens cultivar Ventura chromosome 10, ASM990537v1, whole genome shotgun sequence, the following are encoded in one genomic region:
- the LOC141690102 gene encoding uncharacterized protein LOC141690102 isoform X3, with protein MVNKIQEIVESERMPIKKHILVCRSGAKLVMSEDGSWAYMGGDAYAIGVDDNTRFDELKVEMADMWKLDRSSITVKYLLPNTSNNLVTISSDRDIRSMREFCEDSATVDVYVSGTSSVTSDALATHQIQAYKKKLLKMSAPLYCLFLNG; from the exons GAAATTGTTGAATCTGAAAGAATGCCGATAAAAAAGCATATTCTTGTTTGTCGGTCTGGTGCTAAGCTTGTGATGTCCGAGGATGGTTCATGGGCATACATGGGTGGGGATGCTTATGCTATTGGTGTTGATGATAACACTCGTTTTGATGAATTGAAAGTAGAGATGGCAGATATGTGGAAACTTGATCGTAGTTCTATTACTGTCAAGTATTTGCTACCAAACACAAGTAATAACCTTGTGACAATTTCAAGCGACAGAGACATAAGGAGCATGCGTGAATTCTGTGAGGATTCTGCAACTGTGGATGTTTATGTCAGTGGTACAAGTAGTGTGACTAGTGATGCATTGGCTACGCATCAG ATCCAAGCGTACAAAAAAAAACTGTTGAAAATGTCAGCCCCCCTGTATTGCCTCTTCCTGAACGGGTGA
- the LOC141690102 gene encoding uncharacterized protein LOC141690102 isoform X6 yields the protein MVNKIQEIVESERMPIKKHILVCRSGAKLVMSEDGSWAYMGGDAYAIGVDDNTRFDELKVEMADMWKLDRSSITVKYLLPNTSNNLVTISSDRDIRSMREFCEDSATVDVYVSGTSSVTSDALATHQLL from the exons GAAATTGTTGAATCTGAAAGAATGCCGATAAAAAAGCATATTCTTGTTTGTCGGTCTGGTGCTAAGCTTGTGATGTCCGAGGATGGTTCATGGGCATACATGGGTGGGGATGCTTATGCTATTGGTGTTGATGATAACACTCGTTTTGATGAATTGAAAGTAGAGATGGCAGATATGTGGAAACTTGATCGTAGTTCTATTACTGTCAAGTATTTGCTACCAAACACAAGTAATAACCTTGTGACAATTTCAAGCGACAGAGACATAAGGAGCATGCGTGAATTCTGTGAGGATTCTGCAACTGTGGATGTTTATGTCAGTGGTACAAGTAGTGTGACTAGTGATGCATTGGCTACGCATCAG TTGCTTTGA
- the LOC141690102 gene encoding uncharacterized protein LOC141690102 isoform X1: MVNKIQEIVESERMPIKKHILVCRSGAKLVMSEDGSWAYMGGDAYAIGVDDNTRFDELKVEMADMWKLDRSSITVKYLLPNTSNNLVTISSDRDIRSMREFCEDSATVDVYVSGTSSVTSDALATHQFLSELELELELELELILNNSSTFR; the protein is encoded by the exons GAAATTGTTGAATCTGAAAGAATGCCGATAAAAAAGCATATTCTTGTTTGTCGGTCTGGTGCTAAGCTTGTGATGTCCGAGGATGGTTCATGGGCATACATGGGTGGGGATGCTTATGCTATTGGTGTTGATGATAACACTCGTTTTGATGAATTGAAAGTAGAGATGGCAGATATGTGGAAACTTGATCGTAGTTCTATTACTGTCAAGTATTTGCTACCAAACACAAGTAATAACCTTGTGACAATTTCAAGCGACAGAGACATAAGGAGCATGCGTGAATTCTGTGAGGATTCTGCAACTGTGGATGTTTATGTCAGTGGTACAAGTAGTGTGACTAGTGATGCATTGGCTACGCATCAG TTTCTGTCGGAGTTGGAATTGGAATTGGAATTGGAATTGGAATTGATTTTGAATAACAGCAGCACTTTTCGATAG
- the LOC141690102 gene encoding uncharacterized protein LOC141690102 isoform X5, translating into MVNKIQEIVESERMPIKKHILVCRSGAKLVMSEDGSWAYMGGDAYAIGVDDNTRFDELKVEMADMWKLDRSSITVKYLLPNTSNNLVTISSDRDIRSMREFCEDSATVDVYVSGTSSVTSDALATHQRNRVCKNFG; encoded by the exons GAAATTGTTGAATCTGAAAGAATGCCGATAAAAAAGCATATTCTTGTTTGTCGGTCTGGTGCTAAGCTTGTGATGTCCGAGGATGGTTCATGGGCATACATGGGTGGGGATGCTTATGCTATTGGTGTTGATGATAACACTCGTTTTGATGAATTGAAAGTAGAGATGGCAGATATGTGGAAACTTGATCGTAGTTCTATTACTGTCAAGTATTTGCTACCAAACACAAGTAATAACCTTGTGACAATTTCAAGCGACAGAGACATAAGGAGCATGCGTGAATTCTGTGAGGATTCTGCAACTGTGGATGTTTATGTCAGTGGTACAAGTAGTGTGACTAGTGATGCATTGGCTACGCATCAG AGAAATAGAGTCTGCAAGAATTTTGGATAG
- the LOC141690102 gene encoding uncharacterized protein LOC141690102 isoform X2 — MVNKIQEIVESERMPIKKHILVCRSGAKLVMSEDGSWAYMGGDAYAIGVDDNTRFDELKVEMADMWKLDRSSITVKYLLPNTSNNLVTISSDRDIRSMREFCEDSATVDVYVSGTSSVTSDALATHQGSMMLRGFLKGCPLWLQQLTTVV, encoded by the exons GAAATTGTTGAATCTGAAAGAATGCCGATAAAAAAGCATATTCTTGTTTGTCGGTCTGGTGCTAAGCTTGTGATGTCCGAGGATGGTTCATGGGCATACATGGGTGGGGATGCTTATGCTATTGGTGTTGATGATAACACTCGTTTTGATGAATTGAAAGTAGAGATGGCAGATATGTGGAAACTTGATCGTAGTTCTATTACTGTCAAGTATTTGCTACCAAACACAAGTAATAACCTTGTGACAATTTCAAGCGACAGAGACATAAGGAGCATGCGTGAATTCTGTGAGGATTCTGCAACTGTGGATGTTTATGTCAGTGGTACAAGTAGTGTGACTAGTGATGCATTGGCTACGCATCAG GGGTCAATGATGTTACGTGGGTTCTTGAAAGGATGCCCGTTGTGGTTGCAGCAATTGACAACTGTAGTTTGA
- the LOC141690102 gene encoding uncharacterized protein LOC141690102 isoform X4, whose protein sequence is MPIKKHILVCRSGAKLVMSEDGSWAYMGGDAYAIGVDDNTRFDELKVEMADMWKLDRSSITVKYLLPNTSNNLVTISSDRDIRSMREFCEDSATVDVYVSGTSSVTSDALATHQFLSELELELELELELILNNSSTFR, encoded by the exons ATGCCGATAAAAAAGCATATTCTTGTTTGTCGGTCTGGTGCTAAGCTTGTGATGTCCGAGGATGGTTCATGGGCATACATGGGTGGGGATGCTTATGCTATTGGTGTTGATGATAACACTCGTTTTGATGAATTGAAAGTAGAGATGGCAGATATGTGGAAACTTGATCGTAGTTCTATTACTGTCAAGTATTTGCTACCAAACACAAGTAATAACCTTGTGACAATTTCAAGCGACAGAGACATAAGGAGCATGCGTGAATTCTGTGAGGATTCTGCAACTGTGGATGTTTATGTCAGTGGTACAAGTAGTGTGACTAGTGATGCATTGGCTACGCATCAG TTTCTGTCGGAGTTGGAATTGGAATTGGAATTGGAATTGGAATTGATTTTGAATAACAGCAGCACTTTTCGATAG
- the LOC141690879 gene encoding uncharacterized protein LOC141690879 gives MNYLSWNCRGVGSLRAVRILGDLLKSSNPDFVFLSETLVEKKDIAELVKKIGFFDYFAVDRVGRGGGLAIMWKRSVRCKVIDFSRNHIDVHIMERSNVSWRLTCYYGFPERSRRHEAWNFLRRLVKYDNIPWCIFRDFNDMLCASDKAGPHPHPQSLLDGFKATVEDCGLLEVELKGGDYTWEKSKGKPNWVREKLDRAFADANWWRKFPLCKLTVIHIIKSDHDPILLEPVNTEFSRKQFRFKFENTWLHEPSFKEEVIKHWRQIHKLHLLPKLLSVSSYMARWGRTFFHKFRDKVKKQKATLYSLVDISDDDGLNVILRNGRNWRTYFYMRSYIGSNEQKLFASKRKKSNHITHLVAGDNEVVDNHDEMSRVVLDYFQNIFDGDNTDNTQPVNEEIRVITDEQIQD, from the exons ATGAATTACTTAAGTTGGAACTGCAGAGGTGTGGGGAGCCTCCGTGCAGTTCGAATTTTAGGAGATTTATTAAAATCTTCAAACCCTGATTTTGTATTCTTGTCAGAAACGTTAGTAGAAAAGAAGGATATTGCGGAGTTGGTAAAAAAAATTGGCTTTTTTGATTACTTTGCGGTCGATAGAGTAGGGAGAGGTGGAGGTTTGGCGATAATGTGGAAACGTTCTGTAAGGTGTAAAGTGATTGATTTCTCGAGAAATCACATAGATGTGCATATTATGGAGAGGTCTAATGTATCTTGGAGGTTGACATGTTACTATGGGTTCCCTGAGCGATCTCGAAGACATGAGGCATGGAATTTTCTGAGAAGGCTGGTGAAATATGATAACATCCCGTGGTGCATATTCAGGGACTTTAATGACATGCTGTGTGCTTCAGATAAAGCAGGCCCTCACCCGCACCCTCAGTCCTTGTTGGATGGATTTAAAGCAACAGTGGAAGATTGTGGATTGTTGGAGGTAGAGTTGAAAGGAGGTGACTATACGTGGGAGAAGAGTAAGGGTAAGCCAAACTGGGTAAGAGAAAAGCTCGACAGGGCGTTTGCTGATGCCAATTGGTGGAGGAAGTTCCCGCTCTGTAAGTTAACTGTTATTCACATTATTAAATCTGATCATGACCCTATTTTGCTCGAACCCGTCAACACTGAGTTCTCGAGGAAACAATTCAGATTTAAGTTTGAAAATACATGGTTGCATGAACCAAGTTTCAAGGAGGAGGTGATAAAGCATTGGAGACAGATTCATAAGCTACATTTGCTTCCGAAATTATTATCGGTATCGTCTTACATGGCGAGATGGGGAAGAACATTCTTCCACAAATTTCGTGATAAAGTAAAGAAACAGAAAGCAACTCTCTATAGTTTAGTGGACATAAGTGATGACGATGGGTTAAATGTTATTTTGAGGAACGGCAGAAACTGGAGGACTTACTTCTATATGAGGAGTTATATTGGAAGCAACGAGCAAAAGCTTTTTG CGTCGAAGAGGAAAAAATCAAATCACATCACACATCTTGTGGCTGGGGATAATGAAGTAGTTGATAATCACGATGAAATGAGTAGAGTGGTGTTggattattttcagaatatttttgACGGAGATAACACGGATAATACTCAACCAGTTAACGAAGAAATTCGAGTTATCACTGATGAGCAGATACAAGACTAA